A window of the Dehalococcoidia bacterium genome harbors these coding sequences:
- a CDS encoding ABC transporter permease: MAISTDLSASVFPRHAGRRGGVWRGLGRFMRAKPLGAIGAAMIVALVAVAALASVIAPYDPIAILRGRMFLPPQAGNILGTDNLGRDQLSRILWGAQVSLYVGIGAVAVGTTLGAVVGLVSSYVGGVFDALVQRVIDAVMAFPILVLALVIASVLGPSVNNVLLAIAIVLVPQASRIVRSAGLGVKEAQFVEAARALGASPLRIMALHILPQCVAPYLIVATAAVGNAIIVEASISFVGAGPPPPTATWGNMLSGAARQYAERAPWLVVYPGAAITLAVFGFNLLGDALRDVLDPRLRGR, translated from the coding sequence ATGGCGATATCCACCGACCTGAGTGCGTCTGTCTTTCCCCGCCATGCGGGGCGACGCGGCGGCGTCTGGCGCGGCCTGGGACGCTTCATGCGGGCCAAGCCGCTGGGGGCCATCGGCGCGGCGATGATCGTGGCGCTGGTCGCGGTGGCGGCGCTCGCGTCGGTCATCGCCCCGTACGACCCCATCGCCATCCTGCGCGGGCGGATGTTCCTCCCGCCGCAGGCGGGGAACATCCTGGGCACGGACAACCTGGGCCGCGACCAGCTCAGCCGCATCTTGTGGGGCGCGCAGGTGTCGCTGTACGTGGGCATCGGCGCGGTGGCCGTGGGCACGACGCTTGGCGCGGTGGTGGGGCTGGTGAGCTCGTACGTGGGCGGGGTGTTCGACGCCCTGGTGCAGCGCGTCATTGACGCCGTCATGGCGTTCCCCATCCTCGTGCTGGCGCTGGTGATCGCCTCCGTGCTGGGGCCGTCGGTCAACAACGTGCTGCTGGCGATTGCGATTGTGCTTGTCCCGCAGGCGAGCCGCATCGTCCGCTCGGCGGGTCTGGGGGTGAAGGAGGCGCAGTTCGTGGAGGCCGCGCGCGCGCTGGGGGCGTCTCCGCTGCGTATCATGGCGCTGCACATTCTGCCGCAGTGCGTTGCGCCGTACCTGATCGTCGCGACCGCCGCGGTGGGCAACGCCATCATCGTGGAGGCGTCCATCAGCTTCGTGGGCGCGGGGCCGCCGCCGCCGACCGCCACGTGGGGGAACATGCTGTCCGGCGCGGCGCGGCAGTACGCGGAGCGCGCGCCGTGGCTGGTGGTCTATCCCGGCGCAGCCATCACGCTGGCGGTGTTCGGGTTCAATCTCCTCGGCGACGCGCTGCGGGACGTGCTGGACCCGCGCCTGCGGGGGCGGTGA
- a CDS encoding ABC transporter permease, which translates to MHRYIIRRLLLFIPTIVLVSLLVFGLLRVLPGDVAVLILAGSSGEGHYTQEELARVRVELGLNEPLHIQYGQWLLQLARLDLGKSLYNDVPVAEELVQRAPVTLELALVALVVSLIVALPLGVLMALRQDSAPDYILRMVSIGGLTFPPFWTGSLIILALVLVFRWTPPVGWSAPWEDLWRNAQIVVFPSLTMGYFYAALVARMTRSQMLEVLRQDYVRTAWAKGLRERAVVVRHALRNALLPVVTVSAFQFGNLLGGTVIMEWLFTLPGIGSGLITSLSNRDYPFVQTTVVLIAMAFLSINLLVDLLYGLLDPRIRYQ; encoded by the coding sequence ATGCATCGGTACATCATCCGCAGGCTCCTTCTGTTCATTCCGACCATTGTCCTCGTCTCGCTCCTGGTGTTCGGCCTGCTGCGCGTGCTGCCCGGCGACGTCGCGGTGCTCATCCTGGCGGGTTCGAGCGGCGAAGGGCACTACACGCAGGAAGAGCTGGCGCGGGTGCGCGTTGAGTTGGGGCTGAACGAGCCGCTCCACATTCAGTACGGCCAGTGGCTTCTGCAGCTCGCGCGTCTCGACCTGGGGAAGTCGCTGTACAACGATGTGCCGGTGGCCGAGGAGCTGGTCCAGCGGGCGCCCGTCACGCTGGAGCTTGCCCTCGTGGCGCTGGTCGTGTCGCTCATCGTGGCGCTGCCGCTGGGCGTGCTGATGGCGCTGCGGCAGGACTCCGCGCCGGACTACATCCTGCGCATGGTGAGCATTGGAGGGCTGACCTTCCCTCCGTTCTGGACGGGCAGCCTCATCATTCTGGCGTTGGTGCTCGTCTTCCGCTGGACGCCTCCCGTGGGCTGGAGTGCTCCGTGGGAGGACCTTTGGCGCAACGCGCAGATTGTGGTGTTCCCGTCGCTGACGATGGGCTACTTTTACGCGGCGCTCGTGGCGCGGATGACGCGGTCGCAGATGCTGGAGGTGCTGCGGCAGGACTACGTCCGCACGGCATGGGCCAAGGGCCTGCGGGAGCGGGCCGTCGTCGTCAGGCACGCGCTGCGCAATGCGCTGCTGCCCGTCGTCACGGTCAGCGCCTTCCAGTTCGGCAACCTGCTCGGCGGGACGGTGATCATGGAGTGGCTGTTCACGTTGCCGGGCATAGGCAGCGGACTCATCACCAGCCTGTCGAACCGGGACTATCCGTTCGTGCAGACGACGGTGGTGCTCATCGCTATGGCGTTCCTCTCGATCAACCTGCTCGTGGACCTGCTGTACGGGCTGCTTGACCCGCGCATCCGGTATCAATAG